Proteins from a genomic interval of Pararge aegeria chromosome 26, ilParAegt1.1, whole genome shotgun sequence:
- the LOC120635334 gene encoding uncharacterized protein LOC120635334 gives MAKRTVDVGTLTLNNELQRIKETYKKCELLHVIQHVDIYGRIRSSYTENTTKAVNDSPITVTSVSCSSPRCTARFTKPGLEEKLSKFSMTTKLSGLYPGNDILSKRIQTGKLKQMTTKNNVVFGSVLSR, from the exons ATGGCAAAGCGAACTGTCGACGTGGGAACTCTAACACTCAACAATGAATTACAGCGGATCAAGGAAACGTACAAAAAATGCGAACTCCTGCACGTCATACAACATGTAGATATATACG GCAGAATTAGATCAAGCTACACGGAAAATACGACGAAAGCCGTAAACGACTCGCCTATAACAGTCACCTCGGTTTCTTGTTCTTCTCCAAGATGTACAGCACGCTTCACCAAGCCAG gaTTGGAAGAGAAACTAAGCAAATTCTCGATGACTACGAAACTGTCGGGACTGTATCCCGGCAACGACATACTGTCGAAGAGGATCCAAACAGGGAAACTTAAACAAATGACTACAAAGAACAATGTTGTATTTGGATCTGTGTTATCAAGGTGA